The following coding sequences lie in one Paenibacillus durus ATCC 35681 genomic window:
- a CDS encoding aldo/keto reductase: MYTANTDRYENMVYNRCGRSGVRLPAISLGLWHNFGGIDALENGRAMIRRAFDLGITHFDLANNYGPPPGSAEENFGAILKKDFLPYRDEMIISSKAGFYMWPGPYGEWGSKKYLVASLDQSLKRMGLDYVDIFYHHRPDPDTPLEETMAALDLIVRQGKALYVGISNYRAEEAREAIRILRQLGTPCLIHQPNYSMLSRWIEDGLQDVLEEEGVGTIAFSPLQKGILTDRYLNGIAPDSRAAGPSAFLSENDLTEEVLGKVRRLNEVALARGQKMSQLALSWVLRGGKVTSALIGASKVSQIEDAAAAVRAPELSAEELAKIEEILRG; this comes from the coding sequence ATGTACACGGCCAATACGGACAGATACGAGAACATGGTTTATAACCGCTGCGGACGCAGCGGCGTGCGCCTGCCGGCGATTTCGCTCGGCCTATGGCATAACTTCGGCGGGATTGACGCGCTTGAGAACGGCAGAGCCATGATCCGAAGAGCGTTCGATCTGGGCATTACGCATTTCGATCTTGCGAACAATTACGGACCGCCCCCAGGCTCGGCTGAGGAGAACTTCGGCGCCATTTTGAAAAAAGATTTTCTTCCCTACCGGGACGAAATGATCATCTCCAGCAAAGCCGGGTTTTATATGTGGCCGGGTCCATACGGAGAATGGGGCTCCAAAAAATATCTCGTCGCCAGTCTCGATCAGAGTCTGAAACGGATGGGCCTGGATTATGTCGATATTTTCTACCACCACCGTCCTGACCCCGATACTCCGCTTGAGGAGACGATGGCCGCGCTGGATCTGATCGTCCGTCAAGGTAAGGCGCTGTACGTCGGCATTTCTAATTACCGCGCTGAAGAAGCCCGAGAAGCGATCCGCATTTTGCGGCAGCTCGGCACCCCATGCCTCATTCACCAGCCGAATTATTCCATGCTGTCCCGCTGGATCGAGGATGGGCTTCAAGATGTGCTTGAGGAGGAAGGCGTAGGTACGATCGCTTTTTCACCGCTGCAAAAAGGCATCCTGACAGACCGCTACCTGAACGGCATCGCGCCCGATTCCCGAGCGGCCGGACCAAGCGCATTCCTGTCCGAGAATGATCTCACGGAAGAGGTGCTAGGCAAGGTCCGGCGGCTTAATGAAGTGGCCTTGGCACGCGGACAGAAAATGTCCCAGCTCGCCTTGTCCTGGGTGCTTCGCGGAGGCAAGGTGACGTCGGCGCTGATCGGCGCAAGCAAGGTCAGCCAGATCGAAGACGCCGCCGCCGCAGTGAGAGCGCCCGAGCTCAGCGCGGAAGAGCTGGCGAAGATTGAGGAAATATTGCGGGGATAA